The Serratia rhizosphaerae genome has a segment encoding these proteins:
- the sirB1 gene encoding invasion regulator SirB1 produces MSSIADFEFNSSPLSAGIILVSQRVRRDFPAADVARQLQRLSEEARAAVPDDLSQEQQLEALIELFYRTWGFGGASGVYRLSDAIWLDKVLEGRQGTPVSLGTIFLHIAHQLGLPLMPVIFPTQLILRADWMDDEMWLINPLNGETLNEHTLEAWIKGNLGLSAELEDDDLDEAENNMVVRKMLDTLKAALMEEKQMEMALRASETVLCFDPDDPYEIRDRGLIYAQLECNHVAISDLNYFIEQCPEDPVSEVIKVQIHAIEPKQVTLH; encoded by the coding sequence ATGAGTAGCATTGCTGATTTCGAATTTAATTCCTCACCGCTGAGCGCAGGGATCATCCTGGTGTCTCAGCGCGTGCGGCGAGATTTTCCCGCAGCCGACGTAGCGCGCCAACTGCAGCGATTGTCTGAAGAAGCGCGAGCGGCAGTGCCGGACGACCTCAGCCAGGAGCAGCAATTAGAGGCACTCATTGAGCTGTTTTACCGCACCTGGGGGTTTGGCGGGGCGAGCGGCGTCTACCGCCTTTCCGACGCCATCTGGCTGGATAAGGTGCTGGAAGGACGTCAGGGGACGCCGGTATCGCTGGGCACCATCTTTTTGCACATCGCTCACCAGCTTGGCTTACCGCTGATGCCGGTTATTTTCCCGACCCAGTTGATCCTGCGTGCCGACTGGATGGATGATGAGATGTGGCTGATCAATCCGCTTAACGGCGAAACGCTGAATGAGCATACTCTGGAGGCCTGGATAAAAGGCAATCTGGGGCTGTCCGCCGAACTGGAAGATGACGATCTGGACGAAGCGGAAAATAATATGGTGGTGCGTAAGATGCTCGATACGCTGAAAGCCGCCCTGATGGAAGAAAAGCAGATGGAAATGGCGCTGCGCGCCAGCGAAACCGTGCTGTGCTTTGACCCGGACGATCCTTATGAAATTCGCGACCGTGGCTTAATTTATGCGCAGCTGGAGTGCAACCATGTGGCGATTTCCGACCTCAACTATTTTATCGAGCAGTGTCCGGAGGATCCGGTCAGCGAAGTGATCAAGGTTCAGATCCACGCGATCGAACCTAAACAGGTGACGCTGCACTAA
- the prfA gene encoding peptide chain release factor 1 has product MKPSIVAKLEALQERHEEVQALLGDAGVIADQDRFRALSREYAQLTDVSNCFLQWRQVQDDLATAEMMLEDPEMREMAQEEIQQARTVTEDLEQQLQLLLLPKDPDDERSCFLEVRAGTGGDEAALFAGDLFRMYSRYAETRRWRVEVMSANEGEHGGYKEVIAKVSGEGVYGQLKFESGGHRVQRVPETESQGRIHTSACTVAVMPEVPEAELPDINPGDLKIDTFRSSGAGGQHVNTTDSAIRITHLPTGIVVECQDERSQHKNKAKAMSVLGARIRAAEVAKRQQEEASTRRNLLGSGDRSDRNRTYNFPQGRVTDHRINLTLYRLDEVMEGKLDMLIQPIVQEYQADQLAALSAEQE; this is encoded by the coding sequence ATGAAGCCTTCTATTGTTGCCAAACTGGAAGCGTTACAAGAGCGCCATGAAGAAGTGCAGGCGCTGCTCGGTGATGCCGGCGTTATTGCCGATCAGGATCGGTTCCGGGCGCTGTCGCGCGAATACGCGCAGCTGACCGATGTCAGCAACTGTTTCCTGCAGTGGCGCCAGGTGCAGGACGATCTTGCGACCGCTGAGATGATGCTGGAAGACCCGGAAATGCGCGAAATGGCGCAGGAAGAGATTCAACAGGCCAGAACGGTGACTGAGGATCTGGAGCAGCAGCTGCAGCTGTTGCTGCTGCCGAAAGACCCTGATGATGAACGCAGCTGTTTCCTCGAGGTACGCGCCGGCACCGGCGGCGACGAGGCGGCGCTGTTTGCCGGCGACCTGTTCCGTATGTACAGCCGTTATGCCGAAACGCGCCGCTGGCGGGTAGAGGTGATGAGCGCCAACGAAGGCGAGCACGGCGGCTATAAAGAAGTGATCGCCAAAGTCTCGGGCGAGGGCGTATACGGCCAACTGAAGTTTGAATCTGGCGGCCACCGCGTGCAGCGCGTGCCGGAAACCGAATCCCAGGGGCGCATTCACACCTCGGCCTGCACCGTCGCGGTGATGCCGGAGGTGCCGGAGGCTGAACTGCCGGATATCAACCCCGGCGACCTGAAGATTGACACCTTCCGCTCCTCCGGGGCCGGCGGTCAGCACGTTAACACCACCGATTCGGCGATCCGTATTACCCACCTGCCGACCGGCATTGTGGTGGAATGCCAGGACGAACGTTCGCAGCATAAAAACAAGGCGAAAGCGATGTCGGTGCTGGGCGCGCGCATCCGCGCCGCCGAGGTGGCCAAGCGTCAGCAGGAGGAAGCGTCAACGCGTCGCAACCTGTTGGGCAGCGGCGACCGTTCCGACCGTAACCGCACCTATAATTTTCCGCAGGGCCGCGTGACCGATCACCGCATTAACCTGACGCTCTACCGCCTGGACGAGGTGATGGAAGGGAAGCTGGATATGCTGATCCAGCCTATCGTGCAGGAATATCAGGCGGACCAGCTGGCTGCGTTGTCCGCCGAGCAAGAGTAA
- the kdsA gene encoding 3-deoxy-8-phosphooctulonate synthase, with product MKQKVISIGDINVANDLPFVLFGGMNVLESRDLAMRICEHYVTVTQKLGIPYVFKASFDKANRSSIHSYRGPGLEEGMRIFEELKQTFGVKTITDVHEAAQAQPVAEVVDVIQLPAFLARQTDLVEAMAKTGAVINVKKPQFVSPGQMGNIVEKFKEGGNDQVILCDRGSNFGYDNLVVDMLGINVMKNATGGHPVIFDVTHALQTRDPFGAASGGRRAQVTELARAGMAVGLAGLFIEAHPDPNNAKCDGPSALPLDKLEPFLVQMKAIDDLVKSFPELDTSN from the coding sequence ATGAAACAGAAAGTGATTAGCATTGGCGACATCAACGTAGCGAACGACCTGCCGTTTGTGCTGTTCGGTGGTATGAACGTGCTTGAATCGCGCGATTTGGCGATGCGCATCTGCGAACACTACGTTACGGTGACGCAAAAACTGGGTATTCCTTACGTCTTCAAGGCTTCGTTTGATAAGGCCAACCGCTCTTCCATTCACTCGTACCGCGGGCCGGGCCTGGAAGAGGGGATGCGTATTTTTGAAGAGCTGAAGCAGACCTTCGGCGTAAAAACCATCACCGACGTGCATGAGGCTGCTCAGGCTCAGCCGGTGGCGGAAGTGGTGGATGTGATTCAGCTGCCTGCGTTTCTGGCGCGTCAGACCGACCTGGTGGAAGCGATGGCGAAAACCGGTGCGGTGATCAACGTGAAAAAACCACAGTTCGTCAGCCCGGGCCAGATGGGCAACATCGTGGAGAAATTCAAAGAAGGCGGCAACGATCAGGTTATTCTGTGCGATCGCGGCAGCAACTTTGGTTATGACAACCTGGTGGTCGACATGCTGGGTATCAACGTGATGAAGAACGCCACCGGCGGCCATCCGGTGATTTTCGACGTGACCCATGCGCTGCAAACCCGCGACCCGTTTGGTGCCGCTTCCGGCGGCCGTCGCGCCCAGGTGACCGAACTGGCGCGCGCCGGTATGGCGGTGGGCCTGGCCGGCCTGTTTATTGAGGCGCACCCGGATCCGAACAACGCCAAGTGCGACGGTCCGTCAGCGCTGCCGCTGGATAAGTTGGAGCCGTTCCTGGTACAGATGAAGGCGATCGACGATTTGGTGAAAAGTTTCCCGGAACTCGATACCAGCAACTGA
- the ghrA gene encoding glyoxylate/hydroxypyruvate reductase GhrA: protein MNIMFYHPTFNAQQWQAGIQQRLPGSTLRIWQPGDDRPADYALVWLPPYEMLAGRHQLKGVFALGAGVDAILQQERQHPGTLPSGVPLLRLEDTGMAQQMQEYALSYVLRYFRRFDEYQRQQQQGVWQPLEPHQLQDFTIGILGAGVLGKAVAQKLVDFGFNVRCWSRSAKQIDGVSSFAGEAQRPAFLDGVKLLINLLPNTPETQGILNGEMFAHLAPQAYLINLARGAHLVENDLLTALELGQIKAATLDVFVQEPLPPAHAFWRHPAVTITPHIAAITLPEQAMDRVAQNILAIEAGDTPTGIVDIRRGY, encoded by the coding sequence ATGAACATTATGTTTTACCACCCTACGTTTAATGCGCAACAGTGGCAGGCAGGCATACAGCAGCGTTTGCCCGGTTCGACGCTGCGCATCTGGCAGCCGGGTGACGATCGCCCGGCTGACTACGCGCTGGTCTGGCTGCCGCCGTATGAAATGCTGGCCGGGCGCCATCAGCTGAAAGGCGTGTTTGCTCTGGGAGCCGGCGTTGACGCCATTTTACAGCAGGAGCGGCAGCATCCCGGCACGTTACCGTCCGGCGTGCCGCTGCTGCGGTTGGAAGATACCGGTATGGCGCAGCAGATGCAGGAGTATGCGCTGAGCTACGTACTGCGCTATTTCCGCCGTTTCGATGAGTACCAACGGCAGCAGCAACAGGGAGTGTGGCAACCGCTGGAGCCGCATCAGCTACAGGATTTCACTATCGGTATTCTCGGCGCCGGCGTGCTGGGCAAAGCGGTGGCGCAGAAACTGGTGGACTTCGGCTTTAACGTCCGCTGCTGGAGCCGTAGCGCCAAGCAGATTGACGGCGTGAGCAGTTTCGCCGGTGAAGCGCAGCGGCCGGCATTCTTGGACGGCGTCAAACTGTTGATTAACCTGCTGCCTAATACGCCGGAAACCCAGGGGATCCTCAATGGCGAGATGTTTGCCCATTTAGCGCCACAGGCTTACCTGATCAATCTGGCGCGCGGCGCGCATCTGGTTGAGAACGACCTGTTGACGGCGCTGGAGTTAGGGCAGATTAAAGCGGCAACGCTGGATGTCTTTGTACAGGAGCCGCTGCCGCCGGCGCACGCCTTCTGGCGTCATCCCGCCGTTACCATCACGCCGCATATTGCCGCGATTACCTTGCCTGAGCAGGCGATGGATCGGGTTGCCCAGAATATTTTAGCGATCGAAGCCGGAGATACGCCGACGGGAATTGTGGATATTCGCAGAGGTTATTAA
- a CDS encoding phosphatase: MYPVDLHMHTVASTHAYSTLHDYVAEAKQKGIQLFAITDHGPDMADAPHYWHFMNMRVWPRLVDGVAILRGIEANIKNLDGDIDCTGPMLDAIDVIIAGFHEPVFAPQDRAAHTQAMIAAMAQGDVHIISHPGNPRYPIDIPEVAAAAARYNVALELNNSSFTHSRKGSEANCRAIAAAVRDAGGWLALGSDSHIAFSLGGFEHCERILAEVEFPQDRILNVSPRRLLNFLEQRGKPAIAELADL, from the coding sequence ATGTACCCCGTTGATTTACACATGCACACCGTTGCCAGCACCCATGCCTACAGCACGCTGCATGATTATGTCGCCGAAGCCAAGCAGAAGGGCATCCAGCTGTTTGCCATTACCGACCACGGCCCGGATATGGCCGATGCGCCGCACTACTGGCACTTTATGAATATGCGCGTCTGGCCGCGGTTAGTGGACGGCGTCGCCATTTTGCGCGGCATTGAGGCCAATATTAAGAATCTGGACGGCGATATTGACTGCACCGGCCCGATGCTGGATGCCATTGATGTGATTATCGCCGGTTTCCACGAGCCGGTGTTTGCTCCGCAGGATCGCGCTGCTCATACGCAGGCGATGATTGCCGCGATGGCGCAGGGCGATGTCCACATCATCAGCCATCCGGGCAACCCACGTTATCCGATTGATATCCCGGAGGTGGCCGCCGCCGCCGCGCGTTATAATGTGGCGCTTGAGCTGAACAACTCATCGTTTACGCATTCACGTAAGGGCAGTGAAGCCAACTGCCGGGCGATCGCCGCCGCGGTGCGTGATGCCGGAGGCTGGTTGGCGCTGGGCTCAGACTCGCATATCGCCTTTTCGCTGGGAGGTTTTGAGCACTGTGAACGGATCCTGGCCGAGGTTGAATTCCCGCAGGATCGCATCCTCAACGTCAGTCCGCGTCGTTTGCTGAATTTTCTTGAGCAGCGCGGTAAACCAGCGATTGCGGAATTGGCCGATCTGTGA
- the prmC gene encoding peptide chain release factor N(5)-glutamine methyltransferase, translating to MDYQGWLKAAAARLTESDSARRDAEILLGFVTGRARTYLLAFGERSLTPQESAQLEALLTRRARGEPIAYLVGEREFWSLPLSVSPATLIPRPDTECLVEQALARLPAGGCAILDLGTGTGAIALALASERPDCTVTGVDFQPEAVALAHHNAQKLAIANAQFIQGSWFAPLRGQRFQLIASNPPYIDAADPHLSQGDVRFEPDSALVAEDHGLADLRAIIRQAPQHLEPQGWLLLEHGWQQAARVRELLADAGFSAVESCRDYGGNERVTLGQYLPAQE from the coding sequence ATGGATTATCAAGGCTGGTTGAAGGCGGCGGCGGCCCGGCTGACGGAAAGCGACAGCGCCCGGCGGGACGCGGAAATTCTGCTGGGTTTTGTCACCGGGCGCGCCAGAACCTACTTACTGGCGTTTGGCGAGCGCAGCCTAACCCCGCAGGAAAGCGCGCAGCTGGAGGCGTTGCTGACGCGCCGGGCGCGCGGCGAGCCGATTGCCTATCTGGTGGGCGAGCGTGAATTCTGGTCGCTGCCGCTGTCTGTTTCCCCCGCAACCCTGATCCCACGGCCGGACACCGAGTGTCTGGTTGAGCAGGCGTTAGCGCGTCTGCCTGCCGGCGGCTGCGCCATTCTCGATCTGGGCACCGGCACCGGCGCCATTGCGTTGGCGCTGGCCAGCGAGCGGCCCGATTGCACGGTAACCGGCGTTGATTTCCAGCCTGAAGCAGTGGCGCTGGCGCACCATAACGCGCAAAAACTGGCGATTGCCAATGCGCAGTTCATTCAGGGAAGTTGGTTTGCGCCGCTGCGCGGACAGCGCTTTCAGCTGATAGCCAGTAACCCGCCCTATATTGACGCCGCCGATCCACACCTGTCGCAAGGGGATGTCCGCTTTGAGCCGGACAGCGCGCTGGTGGCGGAGGACCACGGTCTGGCAGATTTGCGCGCCATCATACGGCAGGCGCCGCAGCACCTTGAGCCGCAAGGCTGGCTGCTGCTGGAGCACGGCTGGCAACAGGCGGCCAGGGTGCGGGAACTGCTGGCCGACGCAGGCTTTAGCGCCGTGGAGAGTTGCCGCGACTATGGCGGCAATGAACGCGTAACGCTGGGGCAGTACCTGCCGGCTCAAGAATAA
- a CDS encoding lipoprotein, whose amino-acid sequence MKKMVMGAAALMFVGALAGCNKLTQYTLSEQEVNDYLQKHNDYQKQIGVPGLVDAHIVLTQLQSQIGRSEPGKVTLSGNAKVDITSILGPQQADMQLTLKAQPTYDREKGAIFLKDMELTDYKVQPEKMNTVMKAISPYLDQSLKSYFNQKPAYVLDPNKSKTEAMARKLAKGLEVKPGELVIPFTD is encoded by the coding sequence ATGAAAAAGATGGTTATGGGCGCAGCCGCCCTGATGTTTGTCGGCGCGTTAGCCGGCTGCAACAAGCTGACCCAGTACACGCTCAGCGAACAGGAAGTTAATGACTACCTGCAGAAACACAATGATTACCAGAAACAAATCGGCGTGCCGGGGCTGGTGGATGCGCATATCGTGCTGACGCAGTTACAGAGCCAGATTGGCCGCAGCGAGCCGGGCAAGGTTACCCTTTCCGGCAATGCCAAAGTGGATATCACCTCTATTCTGGGGCCGCAGCAGGCGGATATGCAGCTGACGCTGAAGGCGCAGCCGACCTATGACCGCGAGAAAGGGGCCATTTTCCTGAAGGATATGGAGCTGACCGACTATAAAGTACAGCCGGAAAAAATGAATACCGTGATGAAGGCGATTTCGCCTTATCTGGACCAGTCGTTGAAAAGCTATTTCAACCAGAAACCGGCCTATGTGCTGGATCCGAACAAGAGCAAAACCGAAGCCATGGCGCGCAAACTGGCCAAAGGGCTGGAAGTGAAGCCGGGCGAACTGGTGATTCCGTTTACTGATTAA
- a CDS encoding SirB2 family protein — protein MMAAYVALKNLHLLTVTISIVLFVLRFFWKWRDSAMMNRRWVKIAPHINDTVLFLSGIALVVTLQFYPLLGMDSWLTEKLFGVIIYILLGYVALSKQVRSAGLRTSAFILALGCLYLIIKLATTKIPFLMGYL, from the coding sequence ATTATGGCAGCCTACGTCGCGTTAAAAAATTTGCATCTGCTGACGGTAACCATCAGTATTGTTTTGTTTGTATTGCGTTTTTTCTGGAAGTGGCGTGATTCGGCGATGATGAACCGGCGCTGGGTGAAAATCGCGCCGCATATTAACGACACCGTGCTGTTTCTGAGCGGCATTGCGCTGGTGGTAACGCTCCAGTTTTATCCGCTGCTGGGTATGGACTCCTGGCTGACCGAAAAGCTGTTTGGCGTTATTATCTACATCCTGCTTGGCTACGTTGCACTGAGCAAGCAAGTCCGCAGCGCGGGGTTACGCACGTCGGCATTTATTCTGGCTTTAGGCTGCCTCTACCTGATTATTAAACTTGCCACGACGAAGATACCGTTTCTGATGGGATACCTATGA
- a CDS encoding peptide MFS transporter encodes MTDSDSTLAAPSRHATPSGTGALFFIQIFATLGFAVLYSTLVLYATKRLGFSESSANAMMGVFGAFNYGLHLFGGYLGGRYLSNRNLFVLGMVLQVAGCALIALAGVWGLYWGLAMFLTGSGLNVTCINMMLTQRFKPEDDRRESAFLWNYAAMNLGFFVGFSAAGYFQLTENYRALFLFATLGNAGAIIVAALRWRMLADINTPLLDTTPSQYRRRLLAGLAVLVILVPVIRLMLTHAEFSGYFVIGLGCAIFLLLCLVTLRHHPRDERRRMSAYLILALGSLVFWMLYQLAPMGLMLFSEHNINLNPYGIHVAPQWIQNINTLVIVIGGPLLAWWFNRLRARGCKIDIPLQFSGSLFCMGLGMLVLPLGISLAGGDGLVAFKWIVISYVLQSIGELLISPIGYAMIGKLAPARYQGVMMGCWMMVTGVGSVLAGYVSGLMPENSGSTPLLTNPGYSHVFSMLGWGAAGVSVVLLILIPLLRRLIQRA; translated from the coding sequence TTGACTGACTCGGATTCCACACTGGCGGCGCCGTCGCGCCATGCCACCCCCTCCGGCACGGGAGCGCTGTTCTTTATCCAGATCTTCGCTACGCTAGGCTTTGCCGTGCTCTACTCCACGCTGGTGCTGTATGCCACCAAGCGTCTGGGGTTCAGCGAAAGCAGCGCCAACGCCATGATGGGCGTATTCGGCGCGTTCAACTATGGCCTGCACCTGTTCGGCGGCTACCTGGGCGGACGCTATCTCAGTAACCGCAACCTGTTTGTCCTGGGGATGGTGCTGCAGGTGGCGGGATGCGCGCTGATAGCGCTGGCCGGCGTCTGGGGACTGTATTGGGGGCTGGCGATGTTCCTCACCGGCAGCGGGCTGAACGTCACCTGCATTAATATGATGCTGACGCAGCGGTTCAAGCCCGAGGATGACCGGCGCGAGTCGGCATTCTTGTGGAACTACGCCGCGATGAACCTGGGTTTTTTTGTCGGTTTCAGCGCCGCCGGTTATTTCCAACTGACGGAAAATTACCGCGCGCTGTTCCTGTTCGCCACGCTGGGCAACGCCGGGGCGATTATCGTTGCGGCGTTGCGCTGGCGCATGCTGGCCGATATCAATACCCCATTGCTTGATACGACACCGTCGCAGTATCGCCGTCGGTTGTTGGCCGGTCTGGCGGTATTAGTGATTCTGGTGCCGGTGATTCGTCTGATGCTGACCCATGCTGAATTCAGCGGTTACTTTGTGATTGGCTTGGGATGCGCCATTTTCCTGCTGCTGTGTCTCGTTACGCTACGCCATCATCCGCGCGATGAGCGTCGGCGGATGAGCGCCTACCTGATTCTGGCCTTGGGATCGCTGGTCTTCTGGATGCTGTATCAGCTGGCGCCGATGGGGCTGATGCTGTTTTCGGAGCACAATATTAATCTGAACCCGTATGGCATCCATGTTGCCCCGCAGTGGATCCAGAATATCAACACGCTGGTGATCGTCATCGGCGGTCCGCTGCTGGCCTGGTGGTTTAACCGCCTGCGCGCCCGCGGCTGCAAGATTGATATTCCCCTGCAGTTTTCCGGCTCCTTGTTCTGTATGGGGCTGGGGATGCTGGTGCTGCCGCTGGGCATCAGCCTGGCGGGCGGCGACGGACTGGTGGCGTTTAAATGGATCGTTATCAGTTACGTGTTGCAGAGCATTGGCGAATTGCTGATTTCGCCCATCGGTTACGCCATGATCGGCAAGTTGGCGCCGGCGCGTTACCAGGGCGTCATGATGGGCTGCTGGATGATGGTGACCGGCGTCGGCTCGGTGCTGGCGGGCTATGTATCCGGCCTGATGCCGGAAAACAGCGGCAGTACACCGCTGTTAACCAACCCCGGCTACAGCCACGTCTTCAGCATGCTGGGGTGGGGAGCGGCCGGCGTGAGCGTGGTGCTGTTGATTCTGATACCGCTGCTGCGCCGCCTGATCCAGCGCGCATAA
- the grxB gene encoding glutaredoxin 2, giving the protein MKLFIYDHCPFCVKARMIFGLQGKPVRLVTLLNDDEITPTTMIGKKMAPILQKDDGSYLPESMDIVHYIDRLADKPLLTGPSNPAIGAWLAQTAEYTPQLLLPRFAQADFEEFATDSARQYFINKKQAAIGDFSQHLANSADLIARLEQDLPALAALIVSPEAVNGTLSEDDIHLFPLLRSLSIVAGITLPEPVEAYRNRMAERSDIPLLLDMEQ; this is encoded by the coding sequence ATGAAACTGTTTATCTACGATCACTGCCCATTCTGCGTTAAAGCGCGCATGATTTTCGGTCTGCAGGGTAAACCGGTGCGTCTGGTCACCCTGCTTAACGACGATGAAATAACGCCGACCACCATGATTGGTAAAAAGATGGCGCCTATTCTGCAAAAGGATGACGGCAGCTATCTGCCGGAAAGCATGGACATCGTGCACTATATCGATCGGCTAGCCGATAAGCCGCTGCTGACCGGCCCCAGCAACCCGGCTATCGGCGCATGGCTGGCGCAGACGGCGGAATACACGCCGCAGCTGCTGTTGCCGCGCTTTGCCCAGGCCGACTTTGAAGAGTTCGCCACCGACAGCGCCCGTCAGTACTTTATTAATAAAAAACAGGCGGCGATCGGCGACTTTTCCCAACACCTGGCGAACAGCGCCGACCTTATCGCCCGTCTGGAGCAGGATCTGCCGGCGCTGGCGGCGCTGATCGTCTCGCCGGAGGCGGTCAACGGCACGCTGTCGGAAGATGATATTCACCTGTTCCCGCTGCTACGCTCACTGTCCATCGTCGCCGGCATCACGCTGCCGGAGCCGGTTGAAGCCTACCGCAACCGCATGGCCGAACGCAGCGATATCCCGCTGCTGCTGGATATGGAACAGTAA
- a CDS encoding TorD/DmsD family molecular chaperone — MNEFSIVCRVLGTLFYRQPQDPLLVPLFSLIQEGKLQQHWPLEQDELLQRLQQGCEPHLLAADFNALFVGAECSVSPLRSAYVEGATESEVRSFLQQRGMPLGEAPADHFGSLLLAASWLEDQSQEDEAQAQITLFDEYLLPWCGRFLGKVEAHATSGFYRTLAMITRDALQAMRDELAEYEEQEGSEDDEQA; from the coding sequence ATGAATGAGTTTTCCATCGTCTGCCGCGTTCTGGGGACGCTGTTTTATCGTCAGCCGCAGGACCCGCTGCTGGTACCGCTGTTCAGCCTGATTCAAGAGGGTAAACTGCAGCAGCACTGGCCGCTGGAGCAGGATGAACTGCTGCAGCGTTTGCAGCAAGGCTGCGAGCCGCACCTGCTGGCCGCCGACTTCAACGCGTTGTTCGTTGGCGCTGAATGCAGCGTATCGCCGCTGCGCTCGGCCTATGTTGAGGGGGCGACGGAAAGCGAAGTGCGCAGTTTCCTGCAGCAGCGCGGTATGCCGCTCGGCGAGGCGCCGGCGGATCACTTCGGCTCGCTGCTGCTGGCGGCATCCTGGCTGGAAGATCAGTCGCAGGAAGATGAGGCGCAGGCGCAAATTACGCTGTTTGATGAATATCTGCTGCCGTGGTGCGGACGTTTCCTCGGCAAGGTTGAAGCCCATGCAACCAGCGGTTTTTATCGCACATTGGCGATGATTACCCGTGATGCATTGCAGGCGATGCGCGATGAACTGGCGGAGTATGAAGAGCAGGAAGGCTCTGAAGACGACGAGCAGGCGTAA
- a CDS encoding ABC1 kinase family protein — protein sequence MLKMVFVTARDRARLAEISAVLIRYGLQDVVRLLGLSPLLAAGKGAQQADDSPLSLPERLRAALEALGPTFVKFGQILATRSDLLDTDWTSELDKLHSQASTLPWQTLADQVHADLGGDPQQIFAQFDTQPLAAASMAQIYRARLHSGEAIIVKVLRPGLAKTIQADVRLLRYLAETVEQQSPALAHYRPVQMVQALATALNHELDLTHEGNNCEQVARRFSEQPEVKIPKIYWQWSSKRLLVQEFLPGIEPENPQQLANAGFDGPLLAQRGARAFMRMVLEHRLYHADPHPGNVMALDGNRVGFIDFGMVGQLSATRRNQLLRVLQAIAERQSEGIVSTLLAWSDSHNPDMQDLELAAQNFLDKQGFGTLTLGKALTDLLAMSREHQLALPPDLALLFKALITADGVLHRLDPDFDIIRTLKPMLQQLMLQRYAPKALRQRMLALGADALDAGDELPQSLRLLLRRLTRGQLNADINVNNLSQLSKALERAAVTLAIAIVTAAFALGLAPYLMQASPQLWSVPLFPLLGGLVCIAGIVLLVLRLRR from the coding sequence ATGCTGAAAATGGTGTTCGTCACCGCGCGCGATCGGGCGCGGCTGGCCGAAATTTCTGCGGTGCTGATCCGCTACGGTCTACAGGATGTGGTGCGTCTGCTGGGGTTAAGCCCGCTGCTGGCCGCCGGCAAAGGCGCCCAGCAGGCGGATGACAGCCCGCTTTCGCTGCCTGAACGCCTGCGCGCGGCGCTGGAGGCGCTGGGGCCGACCTTTGTCAAATTCGGCCAGATACTGGCGACCCGATCCGACCTGCTCGACACCGACTGGACCAGCGAGCTGGACAAGCTGCACAGTCAGGCGTCCACGCTGCCCTGGCAAACGCTGGCCGACCAGGTGCATGCCGATCTGGGCGGCGATCCACAGCAGATCTTTGCGCAATTCGACACCCAGCCGCTGGCAGCGGCATCCATGGCGCAAATTTATCGCGCCAGGCTGCACAGCGGCGAAGCGATAATCGTCAAAGTGTTGCGCCCGGGCCTGGCAAAAACCATTCAGGCTGATGTCCGTCTGCTGCGCTATCTGGCCGAAACGGTGGAACAGCAAAGCCCGGCGCTGGCGCACTATCGCCCGGTGCAGATGGTGCAGGCGCTGGCCACCGCGCTGAATCACGAGCTGGATCTGACCCACGAAGGGAACAACTGCGAGCAGGTCGCGCGACGCTTTAGCGAGCAGCCGGAGGTGAAGATCCCCAAAATTTACTGGCAATGGTCGAGCAAACGGCTGCTGGTGCAGGAGTTTTTACCCGGCATCGAGCCGGAAAACCCGCAGCAGCTGGCGAACGCCGGTTTTGACGGCCCGCTGCTGGCGCAGCGCGGCGCGCGGGCGTTTATGCGCATGGTGCTGGAACACCGCCTGTATCACGCCGATCCGCACCCCGGCAACGTGATGGCGCTCGACGGCAACCGGGTTGGCTTTATTGATTTCGGCATGGTCGGGCAACTGTCGGCAACGCGGCGCAATCAGCTGTTGCGCGTGCTGCAGGCGATTGCCGAACGGCAGAGCGAAGGCATCGTCAGTACGCTGCTCGCCTGGTCAGACAGCCATAACCCCGACATGCAGGATCTGGAACTGGCGGCGCAAAACTTCCTGGATAAACAGGGATTCGGCACCTTAACGCTCGGTAAAGCGCTGACCGACCTGCTGGCGATGTCCCGCGAGCACCAACTGGCATTACCGCCCGATCTGGCGCTGCTGTTTAAAGCGTTGATCACCGCCGACGGCGTGCTGCACCGGCTCGATCCGGACTTCGATATCATCCGTACTTTAAAACCGATGCTGCAACAGCTTATGCTGCAGCGTTACGCGCCGAAGGCGCTGCGTCAGCGCATGCTTGCGCTGGGCGCCGACGCGCTGGATGCCGGCGATGAGCTGCCGCAAAGCCTGCGCCTGCTGCTGCGGCGCCTGACGCGCGGCCAGCTAAATGCCGACATCAACGTCAACAACCTCTCCCAACTGAGCAAAGCGCTGGAGCGGGCCGCGGTCACGCTGGCTATCGCCATTGTCACCGCCGCCTTTGCGCTGGGCCTGGCGCCCTACCTGATGCAGGCCTCTCCGCAGCTGTGGAGCGTGCCGCTGTTCCCGCTGCTCGGCGGTTTGGTCTGCATCGCCGGCATCGTCCTTCTGGTTTTGCGGCTGCGGCGCTGA